In the Sedimentisphaera cyanobacteriorum genome, CACGCACAAGCCGGTGCTCGAAAGAGAGATTCTGAAAAATCTCTCACCCGGCATGGGAGAAACTGCCGCAGACTGCACGCTCGGCTACGGCGGGCATGCGGGCAAAATTATGGAAAAGCTGGGCGAAGAAGGCCTGCTTCTCGGCTTTGATGTTGACATCGCTGAGCTGAAGAAGACCGAAAAAAGGCTCAGCTCTCTGAAGTGCGGATTCAGGGGGATAAACAGGAATTTCCGTTTTATCAAAGAAGCAGCAGCAGAGCTTGGAATCAGCGGATTTGATGTTATACTCGCTGACTTAGGCGTTTCGAGTATGCAGGTGGATAATCCGCAAAGGGGAATAAGCTACAAGTCAAACGGGCCTCTGGATATGCGAATGGACACCAGCCTTGAACTTACAGGCGAGAAGATTCTCCGTGAGTATTCCGAGGGAAAGCTCTCAGAAATATTCGACAAATATTCCGATGAACCCGACAGCGAAACCATCGCCTCCTTTATAGCAGGCCAGAGGAAGGCCTGCCCGATAACAACTGTAAACGAGCTTATTGATCTGATTCTCAATGCCAAGGGCTATTCTAGAAATACCTGGCAGAAGCATAATAAGCAAAGCGCTTTCGGCGCCTCGCATCCGGCAGCGAGGGTGTTTCAGGCTCTCAGGATAGAAGTTAATGATGAGCTCGGGGCGCTGAAGGATCTGCTCAAGGCGGCTCCGGATGTTCTGAGCCCGGACGGGCGGCTTGGCATAATATCCTTTCATCAGGGCGAGGACAGGCTAGTGAAGAAAAGCTTTGCGGAAGGCCTTCAGCAGGGTTATTATACATATATATCCAAGAAGCCGGCAGCCCCTTCCGCAGGCGAGATTGCAGAAAATCCACGCAGCTCTTCTGCAAAATTCAGATGGGCTGTAAAGTGCAAATAAAACGTTAATCATTGAGGCTTATAATCAGGCAAAATCAAAGCAGATAAATAAAAATAGTTTTTAAGGAAGATAAAAATGAGCAGTAAAGAGATTGACAGAAGAAGTTTTCTTGGCAGTGCAGGGGCTCTGGCTGCCGGAATAATGCTGAATTCCGGTACGCCGGCAAAGGCCGCACAAAACGGCAAGGCAGGAAGTAAGCAGGGTTCGAGAATCTGC is a window encoding:
- the rsmH gene encoding 16S rRNA (cytosine(1402)-N(4))-methyltransferase RsmH, translating into MTARKKNNSAPPLRAKGKTKPGTHKPVLEREILKNLSPGMGETAADCTLGYGGHAGKIMEKLGEEGLLLGFDVDIAELKKTEKRLSSLKCGFRGINRNFRFIKEAAAELGISGFDVILADLGVSSMQVDNPQRGISYKSNGPLDMRMDTSLELTGEKILREYSEGKLSEIFDKYSDEPDSETIASFIAGQRKACPITTVNELIDLILNAKGYSRNTWQKHNKQSAFGASHPAARVFQALRIEVNDELGALKDLLKAAPDVLSPDGRLGIISFHQGEDRLVKKSFAEGLQQGYYTYISKKPAAPSAGEIAENPRSSSAKFRWAVKCK